GCGGCCGAGGAGGACCGCAGTCAGTACGGGTTCACTTGGGTACCGCGCGCCCACGAAGTGCACGACTATATCGACCAGCAGCACGGCCGCGCCGCATCGGGCCGGATGGCCCCCTATGCCCAGATCGACCTGGCCTCCGGCCGCGCCGTCGGTGCGACCGCCTACTGGGAGCCGAGGTTCTGGCCGGACACCGAGCGCCTATACGCGGTCGAAGTCGGCTTCACCTGGATCGCCGCCTCCCGACAGGGCACCGGTGTCAACACCGAGGCCAAGCTGCTGCTGTTCGGCCACGCTTTCGAAGGCTTCGGCGTCGTCCGGCTGGACCTGAAGACCGACGCCCGCAACGAGCGCTCCCGCGCCGCGATCACCGCGGTCGGCGGCCACTTCGAAGGCGTTCTGCGCAGCTGGTCCCGTTCCTGGGCTCCCGGCGAGGACGGCAAACTCCGCGACGCGGCGATCTTCTCCATCCTCGCGTCCGAGTGGCCCGAGTGCCGTGCCCGTCTGCAGCAGCGGCTTGCGGCGAAGGCGGCGGTCACGGATGGGGGCTCGGAAATTAAAATCTGAGTGGTGGCGGCGCCGGTCGTCGGGGCTCGGCCCATGGTTGGGATCATGCTGGGATGCTCATCTCTCTCGCGTGCCAGCTCACCCGCAAACTGCTCGGCGCGCTGGCCACCATCGCGCAACGCGACGCTGCACCGATCCCCGCGACGGGGCCGGCAGACCCGCCGCCCGGCACCGGCGCGTGCTCTCCCGGCAGACCACGGCGACGCCACGGCGCTGACGCGTGAGGTACCGGGTCTTGATCACCTCGCCCACGATCGCCTCGACCCACTCCGGCAACCGGCCGGACAAGCGTCCGCCACTCGAACGGCCCGGCAGCAGGTCCGAGACCACCCCGTCTCCCGCCCGCCAACGCCCCACCAGCACGTGGACCTGACGGCGAGAAACCCCGAGCCGCGCCGCGGCCTCGTCCGCGACCGCCCACCCGATCCGATCCGATCCAACCCGGCCAGCGGCCCGATCACCTCGGCCGCCCGCACCGCGGGCCCCACACTTCATCAGGCGCGGTTGGTAGCCCGCCCTCGACTATCGACCACTCCGCCACCGGCCCAGCCCTCCGCTGCGCACGCGACTACGGACGATCCGGCTGTAGTGCCGGCGAGTACGGGCTGTACGGCGAATCCGAACTTCCATGCACACGACGAATCACACCCCGCGCAGATGACTCGGCAGCGCGTGAAATCCGAGACCGGCCGACCCAGCAAACCGGGTGTCGACCGGGCATGAGTGACCAGCGTGACACCGTGCAGCCCTGCCTCGGCGATCGCGGGGTCGAGCCGGGTGAACAACGCTGCTGCGATGAGGTCCAGCCTCTGCACCAGACGCTGGAGGCCGCGCCAGTGAGAACCTCGAACTCCGTCAACGCCTAGTAGTGCTTTGTTAGGTTGGGTGTGCGCGTTGGAGGTCGTTGAGGGTGAGGGTTCTGGTGCAGGTGGGGCAGGTGCCGGTCCATATCGCCAGGATGACCTGCAGTTCGCGCAGGACGTGGTAGACGCTCAGGCCGGCGCAGGGACTTTTGGGTCCCTGCGCAGCAGGGTGCAGAAGGCCTGGTCGGCGGTGGCGAGGGTGACGTGGCGGTGCCAGCCGGTGTAGCTGCGGCCCTCGAAGTGGTCGAGGCCGAGGCCGTCTTTGAGCTCGCGGTAGTCGTGTTCGATGCGCCAGCGGATCTTCGCGAGGTGCACCAGGTCGGCCAGGTCGGTGTCCGGCGGCAGGGTGGTGAGCCAGTAGTCGGTGGGCTCCTCGGCGTCCTGGTCCCACTGCACCAGCAGTACCTCGGCGGGCAGCGCGCCGTCGGGGCCGCGGGGTATGGCCTTGTTGACCGGGCGTACCGGGAGCGCGAGGAACCGTCCGGTCATCGCGGCGGTGCGGTTGGCAGGGGTGGGGTGTGAGCCGGTGCGCCAGGTGACCTCGGTGAACGCCTCGCGCCCGGCCTGTATCGCCAGGGCTTTGACGCTCATCGGCTTGTCCGGGTAGTGCGGCTTGGGCCAGGGCCCGCGGGTGCCGGGGCAGGTGTCGACGGGCTCGGCGTCACCGGGCTGGACGGAGAGATCGGCGCTGACGGCGAGTGCGTAGGACAGGCCTCGCTCGGTCAGGGCCAGGCGGAAGGCGGTGTTCTCGCCGTAGGCGCAGTCCGCGACCACCGGCAGGCGCGGTAGGTCCCATCCACCGGGCCCGGTCATCTGCTCGAGCTGGTCCAGGGCCAGTTGGGGTTTGGTGCGGTGACGCACCGCATCCGGGATGCCGGTGCGCTCGCGGCGCAACCTGGTACCGGCGGCCAGGTCCTGGGCTTCCTGCTCGGTCGCCGATCTCGGTTTGACGTGATCGTCCCAGCTTTCGGGCAGAAACAGCCGCCAGTTCGCGGCCATGGAGGTGTGGTCGGTCACCAACTGCACGCTCACCCCGATCTGGCAGTTGCCGACCTTGCCCAGGGCTCCGGAGTACTGCGGGGCGACCGCCGGCGACATGCTCCCGTCCTTGGGGAACCCCACGTCGTCGACCGCGTACGCCACCGGCTTGATCTCATCGAACATGCGCAGAGCCAAAGCACGACGCACACGGGCGTAGTCCCAGGAGGAGGAAGTGATGAACTGCTGCAGGCGCTGATGGTCGATCCCGAGGCGCTCGGCCATGGGCTGCATCGACTTGCGCTTACCATCCGTCATCAGGCCCCGCAGATACAGCGTCGCCTTCCCCTTCTGGTCCACCCTGGCCAGATCCGCGAAGACCTCAGCAGCGAACTCCTCCAGCCGAGGAAGCACCCGAGCTATCTGATCCGGTGTCATACCAGGCAGCATGACACCAGACCAAGACCTAACAAAGCACTATTAGGGCCTGTATCGAATTCGGATCATGTCGTGCCCTGATAGAACGGTCTGGTGGCGCGTGGTGATGTGACGAATGTCGAGTGCGCGTTGATCGAGCCGTTCCTGCCGGTGGCGGCGACCGGTCCGCTGCCGCGGCGGGCTCGTGATCAGTTCAACGGGGTGATGTGGCGGTTCCGCACCGGCAGCCCCCGGCAGCGGCTGACCGACGAGGAGCCCGCAGCGTTCCGCCGCTTCCATCGAGCAGGGCATCATCCGGCACCGAACGACGTGAATGACCTCTCTCCAGGTGCAGCGGGTACGCCAGCGAGTTGCTGGCGCGTTTGCCCGGAGCCCGCGAGCCGCTGATGATAGTGATCATGGATAGGCGCGCAGGTGACCGGGAGGTCATTCGGTGAGGAGGCGGGCGTGTCGGTTTGGCGGATCAGGGACTTTCACGACGACGACCTGGACCAGGCGATCGCGCTGTGGGATCAGGGTCGGCAGGCCGATCTCTCCCACCCGGTCTTCCCGATTTCCGAGGTGATTGCCGCTGCTCGTGGCGGTCAGCCGGCGGTGGTGGCGGTGGTCGGCCCGGAGATGGTGGGTTTGGCGGTGGCCCGGGCGGAGGGCGAGCGTGCGTGGATCCTGCTGGTCGCGCTCTCCGGGTCCTGGCGCAACCGGGGACTGGGCAGTGCGTTGATCGCCGAGATCGAGCGGCGGCTGCGCGAGGCCGGTGTGCGCCGGATCTGCGCGATCCTGGCCCCCGATGCCACCGGTACCGCCGCGTTGGAGCACTCCGGCTACCGCCGCGGCGATGGGATGGTCTACTACGAGAAGCTCGAGCGCCTCGGGGCGGGGGACGCCGGGATGCTGGCCGAGCTCGGCGGTCGGATCGAGCCGCGGGGGTTGTGGGACGCCCTGGCCGGGATGCACGAGGCGAAGGAGACCATCGAGCGTCGGATCGTGCTGCCGCTGACGGAGCCGGAGGTCGCCCAGAGCTACGGGGTGCGCCCGCCCAAGGCCGCGATCCTGTTCGGGCCGCCGGGCACTGGGAAGACGAGTTTCGCGAGGGCGGTGGCGTCGCGGTTGGGCTGGCCGTTCGTAGAGCTGTTCCCCTCACGCCTGGCGGCGGTCGCCGAGCGCGGCGGACTCGCCGCGTCGCTTCGGGAGACCTTCACGGATCTGGCCGAGCTCGAGAGCGTGCTGCTGTTCATCGACGAGGTCGAGGAGATCGCCGCGGTGCGCTCGGGCATCACCGTCAACCCGGGTCACGGTGTGACCAACGAGCTGCTCAAGCTGATCCCGGCGTTCCGCGACCACGACAACAGGCTGCTGATCTGCGCCACCAACTCGCTGCGTACCCTGGACCCGGCGTTCCTGCGCCCTGGCCGGTTCGACTACATCATCCCGGTCGGCCCGCCTGACGAGGCCGCACGGGCCGCGATATGGCGCCGCTACCTCGGCCCGGCGGCCGACACGGTGGAACTCGGCCGGCTGGTCGAAGCCAGCGAGATGTTCACCCCGGCCGACATCGAGTTCGCCGCCCGTAAGGGCGCCCAACATGCCTTCGAACGCGAGGTCGCCGAGCGCGCCGGCCGTCCCGCCGCCACCGAGGACTACCTCGCCGCCGTCGCCGATATCCGCCCAACCCTCACTGAAGCTGCGCTGGCCGAATTCAGCGAGGACATCGCGCACTACGTGCGCACATAGCCTGCCAGCCGCACGCGGTGTCGTGTGCGCAAGCACGCGGGACCGGCCCCGTCTGGCCGCTTGCCGGTCGTGATCAAGCCGCGGCGGAGGCATGACACGCGCTCCATGGGGTGCGCTCGGGCTCAGGCGGCTAAGCGGGTGAACCGCGACGTCGCGGTCACGGTGGCGAACCCGCGCAGCATCCTCGACTGGTTCCAGGAGAGGCCGAAGTCGGCGTGATCGACGGTGAACCGAGTGGTAAGCGTGGCCGAGTCCGCGCCGTCGGCGGCGACTTCGGCGCTGAGCGCGATGGGCCGGGTGGTGTCCCGCGCCGTCAGACGGCCTTCGATCCGCACGGTGCCCGGCAGTGTGCCCGGCAGTTTTCGGGCCGCGTCGGCGCTGATGACATCGAACTGAGTGAACGGCAACTGCTCTGCGGAAAAGGAATCGTCCGAACGCAAGTGCTGCATTTGTGGCCTGGGCCGAGGGTCGGGGCGCCGTCCAAGTGCGCGTCACCGCGTATGCGGCGAACGAAAGCGCGATTCGGTTCAATCGGCGGCGTGGATTCTCGCACCTTGAGAGTGCCTACGCGATCCTGCTGCATGAGGCTGAGCGCGAGCCCATCTCAATGAGTCAGACTCACTATGTCCGATCCTGAAAGCGTGGCCTCAGCCGTGCCGCATTGGGGTCGGCTCGATCCGCTGGGTACGAGGACGGGTTCGATCGTGCTCATTGTCGCGATCAAGGTGCGGTCGGCCGAGTCCGGCTTCGGCCCGTGGTCGCTTCCCCGGTGGACCCGTGGAGACCGGATCTCCGCATTCTAGATCCGGCCGGGCGGCTGAGGCGGCTCGGCTCGGACCCATGCCCGATCTGACGGCACTTCAGATCGGATGAATCTCGGACAATTATCACGACTCCGCGTGTCGAGATGTTGCCATGGCGGATGTTCGTCAGTTCCAGCCCGGTGTGGAAGGAGTCGTGGACTCAACAACGGCCTCCAACTTCTCGTGAATCCTGATCGGATCCGGAGGCCTTTTCTTGTCCCATCCGACTTCCCGGGGTCGAGGGCTGTTCGCCCTCGCCGCGGCCGCCTTGGCGCTGGCGGCGACCCCGCCCCAGGCGCTCGCCGCCCCGACGCCCGGCCCCGCCGGCACGCCGGCGCAGGTTTCTCAGGGTTCTCACCCAGCCGCCCACGTCGTCACGCTGCTGACGGGCGACCAGGTCAACGTGACCACCTTCGCCGACGGCCGCAGCGTCGCTACCGTCCACCGAGCGCCCGGGCTGACCGGCGGGGTACTCGCTCAGGCGTCGGCAAGGATCTATATGTCTACCTGTCGGAGGTCATGCCGTACGTCGCGTCCGGAGTCCTGGACAAGCGGCTCTTCGATGTCACTCTCCTGATAGAGCGCGGCGCATTCCACCACTGCGCGGGCGTGGCAGGGTCTGACCGCCTCGGCGGCGGGCAGCGGCGCGCTCGGCGGCGGGATCGCGAAGATCTGGCTGGGCGGGAAGGTGAAGGCAAGGTTGGCGCAGAGCACCGCGTAGATCGGCGCCCCGGACGCCTGGCAGGCCGGCTACGACGGCAAGGGTGTCGACGTCGCGATCCTGAATACCGGGATCGACACGGGTCATCCGGACCTACCCTCGCCTATCTCGCCTCCTTCCGGTAGGCGCCTCTACGACGCAAGATCGGCGACCGTCCGTTCGCCCCGACGGCGTAAGGAGTGGATCTGAATCCGCCGGGCATCATCTCCCTGTCATCGGTCCGTGGCGTCGGGGTGAGCAGCAGCGTTGCGGCCGTGGGGCCGCAGCCGATGAGGGGCGGATTCAAGCGGTCGTCGCGAGGAACCCCCACCATCGCCACCGCCATCGGTACTGGCATCGCCGATCACGCGGACTACCGGTGACGAGCCCGCGAACACCTACCGCAGAGTTCTGCGAGAACGGCGCCAAGGCCGTCGCCGAGGAAGCCACGACCCGGCGCGTCAGACCGGAATTCTTCGCTGCTCACTCAATCGCTGAGCTACAGGTACGCACTGGCTACTGGCTCGGGTTGCAAGGGTACACAGCACGGCATTCGCTGGCCTGCACCTTCCAGTGCGCCTCGGCGGAGACCTCGCGCTGTTCCAGGCGATCGGCAGTCTGCCGGCCTCCGGCCCTGGCGGGCGCCGGCGCCGGAGGTTATGCGGTGTGGTGGGATGGTCAGGTCACCTGGTTGGCGGTGTCTTGGAGGGCCTTGTTGAGGTCGGTCGAGCGCACGTCGAGCTGCTTGGCGGCGTGTTTCGCGGCCTTCAGCTGTGCTTTTTCCACGGCCTCGGCCACTGTGCTCTCGCCGACGATGACCAAGGCGGCTTGTCCTTCGTCGATGATCTCTCCGAAGTCCTTGACGTCTGCTCGGGACATTCCCCGGTGCAGGTGGCCGCTGACTGCGCCGACCGCGGCGCCGACGACGGCCGAGCCGATGAGTGCCGGCGGGAAGAGCACGCCGATGACCCCGCCGA
This genomic window from Actinospica robiniae DSM 44927 contains:
- a CDS encoding GNAT family N-acetyltransferase, translating into MGNRLEGPVLEGSLVRLEPLEHHHAADLAAAAEEDRSQYGFTWVPRAHEVHDYIDQQHGRAASGRMAPYAQIDLASGRAVGATAYWEPRFWPDTERLYAVEVGFTWIAASRQGTGVNTEAKLLLFGHAFEGFGVVRLDLKTDARNERSRAAITAVGGHFEGVLRSWSRSWAPGEDGKLRDAAIFSILASEWPECRARLQQRLAAKAAVTDGGSEIKI
- a CDS encoding IS701 family transposase translates to MTPDQIARVLPRLEEFAAEVFADLARVDQKGKATLYLRGLMTDGKRKSMQPMAERLGIDHQRLQQFITSSSWDYARVRRALALRMFDEIKPVAYAVDDVGFPKDGSMSPAVAPQYSGALGKVGNCQIGVSVQLVTDHTSMAANWRLFLPESWDDHVKPRSATEQEAQDLAAGTRLRRERTGIPDAVRHRTKPQLALDQLEQMTGPGGWDLPRLPVVADCAYGENTAFRLALTERGLSYALAVSADLSVQPGDAEPVDTCPGTRGPWPKPHYPDKPMSVKALAIQAGREAFTEVTWRTGSHPTPANRTAAMTGRFLALPVRPVNKAIPRGPDGALPAEVLLVQWDQDAEEPTDYWLTTLPPDTDLADLVHLAKIRWRIEHDYRELKDGLGLDHFEGRSYTGWHRHVTLATADQAFCTLLRRDPKVPAPA
- a CDS encoding ATP-binding protein — translated: MSVWRIRDFHDDDLDQAIALWDQGRQADLSHPVFPISEVIAAARGGQPAVVAVVGPEMVGLAVARAEGERAWILLVALSGSWRNRGLGSALIAEIERRLREAGVRRICAILAPDATGTAALEHSGYRRGDGMVYYEKLERLGAGDAGMLAELGGRIEPRGLWDALAGMHEAKETIERRIVLPLTEPEVAQSYGVRPPKAAILFGPPGTGKTSFARAVASRLGWPFVELFPSRLAAVAERGGLAASLRETFTDLAELESVLLFIDEVEEIAAVRSGITVNPGHGVTNELLKLIPAFRDHDNRLLICATNSLRTLDPAFLRPGRFDYIIPVGPPDEAARAAIWRRYLGPAADTVELGRLVEASEMFTPADIEFAARKGAQHAFEREVAERAGRPAATEDYLAAVADIRPTLTEAALAEFSEDIAHYVRT
- a CDS encoding YceI family protein — translated: MRSDDSFSAEQLPFTQFDVISADAARKLPGTLPGTVRIEGRLTARDTTRPIALSAEVAADGADSATLTTRFTVDHADFGLSWNQSRMLRGFATVTATSRFTRLAA
- a CDS encoding DUF1269 domain-containing protein, which translates into the protein MTKPDSVFLYIGTYPNEAAARDDYDIVKDLHKHGAIGTYDASVVTKDETGKVHVNKDETATRHGAWGGAAIGGVIGVLFPPALIGSAVVGAAVGAVSGHLHRGMSRADVKDFGEIIDEGQAALVIVGESTVAEAVEKAQLKAAKHAAKQLDVRSTDLNKALQDTANQVT